A stretch of Parvimonas micra DNA encodes these proteins:
- the fabZ gene encoding 3-hydroxyacyl-ACP dehydratase FabZ: MVYNSNEIQEIIPHRYPFLLVDRIDYISEDKTEIIGTKCVSANEMQFMGHFPNKHVMPGVLIVEALAQTGCVLLLSKEENKNKIGYFAGINKMRFKQMVLPGDVLTLKVKLMNNKANIYIAEVCATVENKIVCSGEIICSVGN; encoded by the coding sequence ATGGTTTATAATTCAAATGAAATTCAAGAAATAATACCACATAGATATCCATTTTTGTTAGTTGATAGAATTGATTATATAAGTGAAGATAAAACTGAAATAATTGGGACAAAATGTGTAAGTGCAAATGAAATGCAATTTATGGGACATTTCCCGAATAAACATGTTATGCCGGGTGTTTTAATTGTCGAAGCTTTGGCTCAAACGGGCTGTGTTCTATTACTTAGCAAAGAAGAAAATAAAAATAAAATTGGATATTTTGCAGGAATTAATAAAATGAGATTTAAACAAATGGTTCTACCGGGAGATGTACTGACTTTAAAGGTAAAACTTATGAATAATAAAGCGAATATTTATATTGCAGAAGTTTGTGCAACAGTTGAAAACAAGATTGTTTGTAGTGGAGAAATAATCTGTTCGGTTGGAAATTAA
- a CDS encoding biotin--[acetyl-CoA-carboxylase] ligase: MKTLKNNLNIQEIQNNLKHKHNIEIFDSIDSTNKYLKSKINEKNYGTIVISNEQTNGYGKNNRQFMSNKDVGIYMSILINPNCLIEESLKITILTSVAILSAIKSICNLDVKLKWVNDIILNDLKVGGILCESQINLSTNIIDNMIVGIGINVKEFEFPPSLKNIATSIENNINFKISRNALISEIINFFDLYFIEKANYIDLYKENSYVLGKDIKVIQNDKQFYAKAIDIDDSGSLIVQEQEKIIKLISSDISIR; this comes from the coding sequence ATGAAAACTTTAAAAAATAACTTAAATATACAAGAAATTCAAAACAATCTAAAGCATAAACATAATATTGAAATTTTCGATAGTATCGATTCAACTAACAAATATTTAAAATCAAAGATAAATGAAAAAAACTATGGTACTATTGTAATAAGTAATGAACAAACTAATGGTTATGGAAAAAATAATAGACAATTTATGTCAAATAAAGATGTAGGAATATATATGTCCATTTTAATTAATCCAAATTGTTTAATCGAAGAATCTTTAAAAATCACAATTTTAACGAGTGTTGCCATTCTATCTGCAATAAAGTCTATCTGCAATTTAGATGTAAAACTAAAATGGGTCAATGATATAATTTTAAATGATTTAAAAGTTGGAGGAATTCTTTGTGAAAGTCAAATAAACCTAAGTACCAACATAATTGATAATATGATTGTTGGAATAGGAATAAATGTAAAAGAATTTGAATTTCCTCCAAGTTTAAAAAATATCGCAACATCTATTGAAAATAATATAAATTTTAAAATTTCAAGAAATGCTTTAATTTCAGAAATAATAAACTTTTTTGATTTATATTTTATAGAAAAAGCAAATTATATAGACCTTTATAAAGAAAATTCCTATGTTCTTGGAAAAGATATTAAAGTAATTCAAAATGATAAACAATTCTATGCAAAGGCAATAGATATTGACGATAGTGGCTCTCTAATTGTCCAAGAACAAGAAAAAATCATCAAATTAATCAGTTCTGATATAAGTATAAGATAA
- a CDS encoding MarR family winged helix-turn-helix transcriptional regulator, which translates to MAECKTRQTLNELLVDLFNFILYIQEKYMKEKGVPLTMYEVHLLENVSKIENNTIGNIADAMLVTKGTLSVNASRLIKKGYLTKYVDKDDRRVVRVEITDKARDILKIHDEFHENLIDRALEDLNLSDNEVLNKSFESILNYFKTEYKKMTQKTDESKVNKQKFKKIKKINMTKKKLKYSD; encoded by the coding sequence ATGGCTGAATGTAAAACTAGACAGACATTAAATGAATTATTGGTTGATTTATTTAATTTTATACTGTATATACAAGAAAAATATATGAAAGAAAAAGGTGTGCCTTTGACAATGTATGAAGTTCATTTACTTGAAAATGTTTCAAAAATTGAAAATAATACAATAGGTAATATTGCTGATGCTATGTTAGTTACAAAGGGAACTCTTTCAGTTAATGCTAGTAGACTTATAAAAAAGGGATATCTAACAAAATATGTAGATAAGGATGATAGAAGAGTTGTTAGAGTTGAAATAACTGATAAGGCTAGAGATATTTTAAAAATTCATGATGAATTCCACGAAAATTTAATAGATAGAGCATTAGAGGACTTAAATTTATCAGATAATGAAGTTTTAAATAAAAGTTTTGAATCTATTTTGAATTATTTTAAAACGGAATATAAAAAAATGACTCAAAAAACTGATGAATCTAAAGTTAATAAACAAAAATTTAAAAAGATTAAGAAAATAAATATGACTAAAAAGAAGTTAAAATATTCTGATTAG
- the gatC gene encoding Asp-tRNA(Asn)/Glu-tRNA(Gln) amidotransferase subunit GatC: protein MVSKEEVKKIYYLANLNVKEEELDSIAKKFDDVLVFANEIMELDTSDCEALEIVVEHNSPLREDVVEESISREDALLNASDKEYGYFRLQRVVK from the coding sequence ATGGTTAGTAAGGAAGAAGTAAAGAAAATTTATTATCTTGCAAACTTGAATGTAAAAGAAGAAGAACTCGATTCCATTGCTAAAAAGTTTGACGATGTTCTTGTTTTTGCCAATGAAATTATGGAACTTGATACTTCAGATTGTGAAGCACTAGAAATTGTTGTTGAACATAACAGTCCTTTGAGAGAAGATGTTGTTGAAGAAAGTATTTCAAGGGAAGATGCACTTTTGAATGCAAGTGATAAAGAGTATGGATATTTTAGATTACAAAGGGTTGTGAAATAA
- the gatA gene encoding Asp-tRNA(Asn)/Glu-tRNA(Gln) amidotransferase subunit GatA: MDILSIREDFISGKVDLISFYTDVIKRIEDKKELNIFLDFSKEKIMERVEFLNNKLKNKEKLGSLFGVSVSVKDNILVKGYKNTCGSKILENYYPIFNATIIDRLLEEDAVILGKVNMDEFAMGGSGETSYFGATKNPLDESLIPGGSSSGSASSVSADLAMISLGSDTGGSVRNPASFCACVGYKPTYGMISRYGVVSMASSLDQVGILSTDVKSILPVLNTIGGLDKMDAVTMRDALDIKEDKDFSLKDIKIAIVSNIESYEIDEIILKDYKKAIENLKNQGVIIEEVDFKYIKHSTNVYNVVMSSEVSSNMSRFDGIRYGYRTENYDSTRELFTNTRSEGFGEEVQRRIAMGTFYLASSNNQILYKKGLEVRDLISKEVNKVLSKYDFILTPTTTCLPSKIGAEKDNALKSYAGDTFNVPVNFAGLPAISIPLNLKKIGGSVQFIGKRFDDERLLNLAMNFERGL; encoded by the coding sequence ATGGATATTTTAAGTATAAGAGAAGATTTTATCAGTGGTAAGGTGGATTTGATTTCATTTTATACTGATGTTATAAAGAGAATTGAAGATAAAAAAGAGTTGAATATTTTTCTTGATTTTTCTAAAGAAAAAATTATGGAAAGAGTTGAATTTTTAAATAATAAATTAAAAAATAAAGAAAAATTGGGCTCTCTTTTTGGAGTTTCAGTTTCCGTTAAAGATAATATTTTAGTTAAAGGATATAAAAATACTTGCGGTTCAAAAATTTTGGAAAATTATTATCCGATTTTTAATGCTACAATTATTGATAGACTTTTGGAAGAAGACGCTGTTATTCTAGGAAAAGTTAATATGGATGAATTTGCAATGGGTGGTTCAGGTGAGACTTCTTATTTTGGAGCAACAAAAAATCCTCTTGACGAAAGTTTAATTCCTGGCGGTTCATCTTCAGGTTCTGCAAGTAGTGTAAGTGCAGATTTAGCTATGATTAGTTTAGGATCAGATACAGGTGGTTCTGTTAGAAATCCTGCATCTTTTTGTGCTTGTGTAGGATATAAACCTACTTATGGGATGATTTCAAGATATGGAGTTGTTTCTATGGCAAGTAGTTTAGATCAAGTAGGAATTTTATCAACTGACGTTAAATCAATTCTGCCTGTTTTAAATACAATTGGCGGGTTGGATAAAATGGATGCAGTTACAATGAGAGATGCTTTAGATATTAAGGAAGATAAAGATTTTTCTTTAAAGGATATTAAAATTGCAATAGTTTCTAATATCGAAAGCTATGAAATTGATGAAATTATTTTAAAAGATTATAAAAAGGCGATTGAAAATTTAAAAAATCAAGGAGTTATAATTGAAGAAGTAGATTTTAAATATATTAAACATTCTACAAATGTGTATAATGTTGTTATGAGTTCTGAAGTTTCAAGTAATATGTCAAGATTTGACGGTATCAGATATGGATATAGAACTGAAAATTATGACTCAACAAGAGAACTTTTTACAAATACTAGAAGTGAGGGTTTTGGAGAAGAAGTTCAAAGAAGAATTGCAATGGGAACTTTCTATCTTGCAAGCTCAAATAATCAAATTCTTTATAAAAAAGGCTTGGAAGTTAGAGATTTGATAAGTAAAGAGGTAAATAAAGTTCTTTCAAAATATGATTTTATTTTAACTCCTACAACAACTTGTCTGCCAAGCAAGATTGGAGCTGAAAAGGATAATGCTTTAAAATCTTATGCTGGTGATACTTTTAATGTACCTGTGAATTTTGCAGGGCTTCCAGCTATTTCAATTCCTTTAAATCTTAAAAAAATTGGTGGAAGTGTTCAATTTATAGGTAAGAGATTTGATGATGAAAGACTATTAAATCTTGCAATGAATTTTGAAAGGGGGCTTTAA